One segment of Formicincola oecophyllae DNA contains the following:
- the coaE gene encoding dephospho-CoA kinase (Dephospho-CoA kinase (CoaE) performs the final step in coenzyme A biosynthesis.), which produces MPQALNERAKATPAQQGSLANHHAGTLVLGLTGAMAAGKSTLAAWFKARHVPVFDADATVRALRTPGQPGALGVARILPAVMAPGGGVDMALLRAHLKAHPEMLPQLEGIFHPLVAQARRRFIKRCVGQGAKLCVLDIPLLWETGADKDCDGVMVADAPLDVRLARLAQRAAQGGMAVDQARALMARQTSPAEARARANWVVDTGGSVAHAGSQLEAFMNGLCN; this is translated from the coding sequence ATGCCCCAAGCCCTGAACGAACGGGCCAAAGCCACCCCAGCGCAGCAGGGAAGCCTGGCCAACCATCATGCAGGCACTTTGGTGCTGGGGCTGACAGGCGCCATGGCGGCTGGAAAAAGCACTCTGGCGGCCTGGTTCAAGGCCCGCCATGTGCCTGTGTTCGATGCTGACGCCACCGTCAGGGCGCTGCGCACCCCAGGCCAGCCAGGTGCTTTGGGCGTGGCCAGGATCTTGCCTGCTGTAATGGCGCCTGGGGGCGGGGTGGACATGGCGTTGCTCCGCGCCCACCTCAAGGCGCATCCGGAAATGCTGCCCCAGCTGGAAGGGATCTTCCACCCCCTGGTCGCCCAAGCGCGGCGGCGCTTCATCAAGCGCTGCGTTGGGCAGGGCGCTAAGCTGTGCGTCCTGGACATACCCCTTTTGTGGGAAACGGGCGCCGACAAGGACTGTGACGGCGTGATGGTGGCTGACGCACCCTTGGATGTGCGCCTGGCGCGCCTGGCCCAGCGCGCTGCCCAAGGGGGCATGGCCGTTGACCAGGCCCGCGCTCTGATGGCGCGCCAAACCAGCCCGGCCGAAGCCCGCGCCCGCGCCAATTGGGTGGTGGACACAGGGGGCAGCGTTGCCCATGCTGGCAGCCAGCTGGAAGCTTTCATGAACGGGCTTTGCAACTAA
- a CDS encoding glycosyltransferase family 9 protein: MKAAAPAFGQKGVGQGTATKSVLFITGHRLGDVVMSTAALAGLAKAWPQARFTVACGPAQAALFAHTPFVEAVLPFSKQPRKRHWLHLWQATRHTAWHGVVDLRSSLLPWFLKARHRHSLRGGRRGGLRIHQQLADLGLPLGILPAVHWSSGDGVAAAGLLPTLPPGEAWLGLGPTAGTENKVWPAPWMERFLRLLNQRSGAEGRLVWRPVLFHGPGQRERVLAAPLRALLPGALLFPCAEVALTTTAAALHRCGLYVGPDSGLMHLAAAAGTPTLGLFGPSCASQYAPQGLCAAALCAPGAEGAGLVSDITPEHAVEAALALLAQNSSPGGPLANHPW; this comes from the coding sequence ATGAAAGCAGCCGCGCCAGCTTTTGGCCAAAAGGGCGTGGGGCAAGGCACTGCCACCAAATCTGTTCTGTTCATCACAGGTCACCGTCTTGGCGACGTTGTGATGTCCACAGCGGCGTTAGCAGGTTTGGCCAAGGCGTGGCCGCAGGCGCGCTTCACCGTGGCCTGCGGACCAGCCCAGGCGGCGCTGTTCGCCCACACCCCCTTTGTGGAGGCGGTTCTGCCTTTCAGCAAGCAGCCGCGCAAACGGCACTGGCTGCATTTATGGCAGGCCACGCGCCACACAGCCTGGCATGGGGTGGTTGACCTGCGCTCCTCCCTCCTGCCGTGGTTTTTGAAGGCGCGCCACCGCCACAGTTTGCGCGGTGGGCGGCGTGGTGGGTTGCGCATTCACCAGCAATTGGCTGACTTGGGGCTACCTTTGGGAATATTGCCAGCGGTACATTGGTCAAGCGGGGATGGGGTGGCAGCGGCAGGCCTGCTGCCCACGCTGCCCCCAGGGGAGGCGTGGCTGGGCCTTGGCCCCACAGCGGGAACCGAAAACAAAGTGTGGCCTGCCCCCTGGATGGAACGCTTCCTGCGCCTCCTCAACCAGCGTTCTGGCGCCGAGGGCAGGCTGGTGTGGCGCCCCGTGCTGTTCCACGGCCCAGGCCAGCGTGAGCGTGTGTTGGCTGCCCCCCTGCGCGCCCTCCTGCCAGGGGCGCTGCTTTTCCCCTGCGCTGAGGTGGCCCTGACGACAACCGCTGCCGCGCTGCACCGCTGTGGGCTTTATGTGGGGCCTGATTCAGGACTGATGCACCTGGCGGCTGCAGCTGGCACGCCAACGCTTGGCCTGTTTGGGCCCAGCTGCGCCAGCCAGTACGCCCCCCAGGGCCTTTGCGCGGCAGCATTGTGCGCGCCTGGGGCGGAGGGGGCGGGGCTTGTTAGCGACATCACCCCAGAGCATGCAGTGGAGGCTGCGCTGGCGCTGCTGGCACAGAACAGCTCCCCTGGCGGACCGCTGGCAAACCACCCCTGGTGA
- a CDS encoding N-formylglutamate amidohydrolase gives MTQAVTSPLATPTPQQGHQPLLTERDPTPFTHWPETRPTDIVLVCDHGGRAIPEKLGTMGLSEQDRGRHIAWDIGIAAVARRLQGRLGCALLLQNYSRLVVDCNRAPHHATLMAPVSDHTAVPANQALSSAQRQARLDAIYHPYHEAIAHCLEGRARQGRPTLFVSLHSFTPEMDGFKRPWHLGLLHHHDPQSAQTMAALLAGKQAMDGAPLVVGSNQPYALSPESEFTTIHHAAQRQLPALEIELRQDLLAGQAGQAFWADMLAEALPRFLAERALDQGACSEHPTPNATHHEP, from the coding sequence ATGACCCAAGCTGTGACAAGCCCTCTGGCCACACCAACGCCCCAGCAGGGCCACCAACCCCTGCTGACGGAGCGCGACCCTACCCCCTTCACCCATTGGCCAGAGACGCGCCCCACAGACATCGTCCTGGTGTGTGATCATGGCGGGCGCGCCATCCCTGAAAAGCTCGGCACCATGGGCCTGTCTGAACAGGACAGGGGGCGCCATATCGCTTGGGACATCGGCATTGCCGCCGTGGCCAGGCGCCTGCAGGGGCGCCTTGGCTGCGCTTTGTTGCTGCAGAACTATTCGCGCCTTGTAGTGGACTGTAACCGCGCCCCCCACCACGCCACTTTGATGGCGCCTGTCAGCGACCACACAGCCGTGCCAGCCAACCAGGCCTTGAGCTCAGCGCAACGCCAAGCCCGCCTGGACGCCATCTACCACCCTTACCATGAAGCCATCGCGCACTGTCTGGAAGGGCGCGCACGCCAGGGGCGCCCCACCTTGTTCGTCTCGCTCCACAGCTTCACCCCTGAGATGGATGGCTTCAAGCGCCCTTGGCACCTTGGGCTTCTCCACCACCACGACCCCCAGAGCGCCCAGACGATGGCGGCCCTGCTGGCAGGAAAACAGGCCATGGATGGTGCGCCGCTGGTGGTGGGCAGCAACCAGCCTTACGCCCTTTCACCTGAAAGCGAGTTCACGACCATCCACCACGCAGCCCAGCGCCAGCTGCCCGCGCTGGAAATCGAGCTGCGCCAAGATTTGCTGGCTGGTCAGGCCGGCCAGGCGTTCTGGGCGGACATGCTGGCTGAGGCGCTGCCCCGTTTCCTGGCAGAGCGCGCCCTTGACCAAGGGGCCTGCTCAGAGCACCCCACACCAAACGCCACCCACCATGAGCCATGA
- a CDS encoding thioredoxin domain-containing protein, with protein sequence MQVVTAAMDSGAPAKVAAWLGAHHLWQPSQTGQAITPWVMDDATLERVFPKAAQEEELDLPTTLAIDGKGHVLASSGGALNWNGPGCAVDLALPSAANPHHHAKAMP encoded by the coding sequence GTGCAGGTCGTGACCGCCGCCATGGACAGCGGTGCCCCAGCCAAAGTGGCGGCGTGGCTGGGCGCCCACCACCTTTGGCAGCCTAGCCAGACTGGGCAGGCCATCACGCCCTGGGTGATGGATGACGCCACGCTGGAGAGGGTTTTCCCCAAGGCTGCCCAGGAGGAGGAACTTGATTTGCCAACGACGCTGGCTATTGATGGCAAAGGCCACGTTCTGGCTTCGTCAGGGGGGGCCTTGAACTGGAACGGCCCAGGCTGCGCTGTGGACTTGGCGCTGCCAAGTGCCGCCAACCCCCACCACCATGCCAAGGCAATGCCATGA
- the argH gene encoding argininosuccinate lyase yields the protein MSIDKSSPSSPKASKGAQANMQWGGRFAAGPAAIMNEINASISFDQALWRQDIRGSLAHAAMLCKVGIISADDLKAIEGGLAGIAAEIEQGTFPFSDALEDIHMNIEARLSERIGEAGKRLHTARSRNDQVATDFRLWVRDAIDGVVAQTESLMATLAKRALENASQPMPGFTHLQIAQPVTFGHHLLAYVEMLGRDRSRLLDGRRRLNQSPLGSAALAGTSFPIDRHMTAQALGFDGPTRNSLDAVSDRDFALEFLGALSIQAMHLSRLAEEIVQWTSTPFNFASLSDAFTTGSSIMPQKRNPDAAELVRGKTGRITGDFIALLTVMKGLPLAYAKDSQEDKEPVFDAVRAITLSLAAMDGMVADITPNRERMREMAGAAFATATDLADWLVRELKVPFRTAHHVTGQLVAMAEKRDVALEQLPLEDMRTVEPRIHQGIYSVLDVDSSLASRTSFGGTAPENVRCAAQEWLARLNQA from the coding sequence ATGAGCATCGACAAATCCTCCCCTTCCTCCCCGAAGGCCAGCAAAGGCGCTCAGGCCAACATGCAGTGGGGTGGACGTTTTGCTGCTGGCCCCGCCGCCATCATGAATGAGATCAACGCCTCCATCAGCTTTGACCAGGCGCTGTGGCGGCAGGATATCAGGGGTTCTCTGGCCCATGCGGCCATGCTGTGCAAGGTCGGCATCATCAGCGCTGATGACCTCAAGGCCATTGAGGGGGGGCTGGCTGGGATCGCTGCCGAGATCGAGCAAGGTACCTTCCCCTTCTCTGATGCCCTTGAAGACATCCACATGAACATCGAGGCCCGCCTTTCCGAACGCATTGGCGAAGCCGGCAAGCGCCTGCACACGGCGCGCTCACGCAATGACCAGGTGGCGACCGACTTCCGCCTCTGGGTGCGGGACGCCATCGATGGCGTGGTGGCGCAGACGGAATCCCTCATGGCCACCCTGGCCAAGCGCGCGCTGGAGAACGCAAGCCAACCCATGCCGGGTTTCACCCATTTGCAGATCGCCCAGCCTGTAACGTTTGGCCACCACCTCCTGGCTTATGTGGAGATGCTAGGCCGCGACCGCTCCCGCTTGCTGGATGGGCGCAGGCGCCTCAACCAATCCCCCTTAGGGTCGGCTGCGCTGGCTGGAACGTCTTTCCCCATCGACCGCCATATGACAGCGCAGGCCCTGGGGTTTGATGGCCCCACGCGCAACTCGCTTGATGCCGTTTCAGACCGTGACTTCGCGCTGGAGTTCCTGGGCGCGCTGTCCATCCAGGCCATGCACCTCTCCCGCTTGGCGGAGGAAATCGTTCAGTGGACGTCCACCCCATTCAACTTCGCTAGCCTTTCTGACGCCTTCACCACGGGTTCCTCCATCATGCCGCAGAAGCGCAACCCGGATGCGGCCGAGCTGGTGCGCGGCAAAACAGGGCGCATCACGGGGGATTTCATCGCACTGCTGACGGTGATGAAGGGCCTTCCCCTGGCCTACGCCAAGGACAGCCAGGAGGACAAGGAACCGGTGTTTGACGCTGTGCGCGCCATCACCCTTTCCCTGGCGGCCATGGACGGCATGGTGGCTGACATCACCCCCAACAGGGAGCGGATGCGGGAAATGGCTGGTGCTGCCTTCGCTACCGCCACAGACCTGGCTGATTGGCTTGTGCGGGAATTGAAAGTGCCATTCCGCACAGCGCACCACGTCACCGGGCAGCTGGTAGCGATGGCGGAAAAACGCGACGTGGCGCTGGAGCAGCTCCCCCTTGAAGATATGCGCACAGTGGAGCCACGCATCCACCAAGGGATCTACAGCGTTCTGGATGTGGATTCCTCCCTGGCCAGCCGCACAAGCTTTGGCGGCACGGCGCCTGAAAACGTGCGCTGTGCTGCCCAGGAATGGCTGGCGCGCCTTAACCAAGCCTGA
- the aroE gene encoding shikimate dehydrogenase, which produces MAKPFSINATTKLAGVMGGSVTHSRSPLLHQFWLRQLGVNGAYVPLPVAHPAGFEEAVRGLAQAGFQGANVTIPYKEAACALCDDLTPVARRAGAVNTLQFTRGDNGALRILGDSTDGEGFLASLERHGVWLRPGERVLVLGAGGAARAITAALLEQGLDVLVSNRTLERAQQLVAPVTRGGVGGGQVVPWDAWPGCLSGEGVRPVRVLVQATSLGMKPGAQPDWAGALAVAPANMVVADIVYTPLQTPLLQAALARGLKTVDGLGMLMEQAVPGFERWFGQRPEVDATTRALLLESLEGHRD; this is translated from the coding sequence ATGGCCAAACCGTTTTCCATAAACGCCACCACCAAGCTGGCCGGCGTCATGGGGGGGAGTGTGACGCATTCGCGCTCCCCCCTCCTCCATCAGTTCTGGCTGCGGCAGCTGGGTGTAAACGGGGCCTATGTGCCTTTGCCTGTGGCACACCCGGCCGGGTTTGAGGAAGCCGTGCGCGGTTTGGCCCAGGCTGGATTCCAAGGGGCCAATGTCACCATCCCCTACAAGGAGGCCGCCTGCGCCCTTTGTGATGACCTCACCCCCGTTGCGCGGCGCGCAGGGGCTGTGAACACACTGCAATTCACGCGTGGGGACAATGGCGCGCTGCGCATCCTGGGCGACAGCACTGATGGGGAGGGCTTCCTGGCCAGCCTGGAACGCCATGGCGTTTGGCTGCGCCCCGGCGAGCGCGTTCTGGTGCTGGGGGCAGGGGGGGCAGCGCGCGCCATCACGGCTGCCCTTCTGGAACAAGGGCTTGATGTGCTCGTCAGCAACCGCACGCTTGAACGCGCCCAGCAGCTGGTGGCCCCTGTTACGCGTGGCGGCGTGGGCGGTGGCCAGGTAGTGCCCTGGGACGCCTGGCCAGGCTGCCTTTCTGGGGAGGGGGTCAGGCCTGTGCGCGTTCTGGTTCAGGCCACCTCACTTGGCATGAAGCCCGGCGCCCAGCCAGACTGGGCGGGCGCGCTGGCGGTAGCACCAGCTAACATGGTGGTGGCTGACATCGTCTACACGCCGTTGCAGACTCCGCTGCTGCAAGCGGCGCTGGCGCGCGGCCTCAAAACCGTGGATGGCCTTGGCATGTTGATGGAGCAGGCCGTGCCAGGGTTTGAGCGCTGGTTTGGCCAACGCCCTGAAGTAGACGCCACCACGCGCGCCCTCCTGCTGGAGAGCCTTGAAGGTCACAGGGACTGA
- the gluQRS gene encoding tRNA glutamyl-Q(34) synthetase GluQRS: protein MPSAMKSDPPSGWVTRFAPSPTGRLHKGHVASALHARTLAAPHGRYLVRLEDIDQARCTEENVQGVLDDLAWLGLLPEPPTSIRRQSRHKTDYDAVLDTLRERRLIYPCLCSRADISHAAGTAGARAPDGSLRYPGTCRPQSGCPPIMTKGHQPAWRLDMHKALETLGGNPTWLELTGDNTFQKRTADAASWGDVVLARRDAGLSYHLCVTHDDWLQGVTLVTRGQDLEPLTVIHRVLQELMGWPAPRYAHHPLIMGADGHKLSKSRNSPAVREDFYFEKGLSKQEIHNMLNNIILG from the coding sequence ATGCCAAGCGCTATGAAAAGCGACCCCCCGTCTGGCTGGGTGACGCGCTTCGCCCCCAGCCCCACAGGCAGACTTCACAAGGGGCATGTGGCCTCCGCCCTTCATGCGCGCACGCTGGCTGCCCCCCACGGCCGCTACCTGGTGCGGCTGGAGGACATCGACCAAGCCCGCTGCACTGAGGAAAACGTGCAGGGCGTTCTGGATGATTTGGCTTGGCTTGGCCTGCTGCCAGAACCGCCAACTTCCATCAGGCGCCAATCACGCCATAAAACTGATTATGACGCTGTTTTGGACACTCTCCGCGAGCGCAGGCTCATCTATCCCTGCCTCTGCAGCCGGGCTGACATCAGCCATGCCGCAGGCACTGCTGGCGCGCGCGCGCCAGATGGCAGCCTGCGCTACCCTGGCACCTGCCGCCCCCAATCTGGCTGCCCCCCAATTATGACCAAAGGGCACCAACCAGCGTGGCGCTTGGACATGCACAAAGCGCTTGAAACCCTTGGGGGCAACCCCACTTGGCTGGAGCTGACAGGCGACAACACATTCCAGAAAAGAACAGCAGATGCCGCATCCTGGGGCGATGTTGTTTTAGCGCGGCGTGACGCTGGCCTTTCCTACCATTTGTGCGTCACCCATGATGACTGGTTGCAGGGGGTAACGCTTGTCACGCGCGGGCAGGACTTGGAACCCCTGACAGTCATCCACCGTGTTCTGCAGGAACTCATGGGCTGGCCAGCGCCGCGCTACGCCCACCATCCCCTCATCATGGGGGCTGACGGTCACAAGCTCTCCAAAAGCCGCAACAGCCCAGCTGTTAGGGAGGATTTTTATTTCGAGAAAGGCCTATCCAAACAAGAAATTCATAATATGTTAAACAACATCATTTTAGGGTAA
- the dnaQ gene encoding DNA polymerase III subunit epsilon, with translation MAGGIIFDTETTGFDPDDGDRVIEIAALKLNEDDMPLEGATFHVVIDPERDVPAESTRIHGFRTEDVRGKPLFADIAQSFVDFVGDAKLIAHNASFDFKFINAELTRCGMRPYDYASRAVDTLAIAKSRYTGPVNLDALCRRFGIDLSARTTHNALLDCQLLAQVYVELQGGRQRGLGLGGEGAGIASPLARSLRPEPGRYAGRQARTWAVPEADKARHEAFLESVTDPLWRRA, from the coding sequence ATGGCTGGTGGCATCATCTTCGATACTGAGACGACAGGCTTCGACCCTGATGACGGCGACCGCGTTATTGAGATTGCGGCGCTCAAGCTCAATGAAGACGACATGCCCCTGGAAGGGGCCACGTTTCATGTGGTGATCGACCCTGAACGTGACGTTCCGGCGGAATCCACCCGCATTCACGGCTTCCGCACAGAGGATGTGCGCGGCAAGCCCTTGTTTGCCGACATCGCGCAAAGCTTTGTGGATTTCGTAGGCGATGCCAAGCTCATCGCGCACAATGCGAGCTTCGATTTCAAGTTCATCAATGCCGAGCTGACACGCTGTGGTATGCGGCCCTATGATTATGCAAGCCGCGCTGTGGACACACTGGCCATCGCCAAAAGCCGCTACACAGGGCCTGTGAACCTGGACGCCCTCTGCCGGCGCTTTGGCATCGACCTTTCAGCGCGCACCACCCACAACGCGTTGCTAGACTGCCAGCTTCTGGCCCAAGTCTATGTGGAACTACAAGGCGGGCGCCAACGTGGCCTTGGCCTGGGGGGGGAGGGAGCAGGGATAGCCAGCCCCCTGGCGCGCAGCCTGCGCCCCGAACCTGGGCGTTACGCTGGCCGCCAAGCCCGCACATGGGCTGTGCCAGAGGCTGACAAGGCCCGGCATGAGGCCTTTTTGGAAAGCGTCACAGACCCTTTGTGGCGCCGCGCTTAA